A genomic segment from Lagenorhynchus albirostris chromosome X, mLagAlb1.1, whole genome shotgun sequence encodes:
- the HMGB3 gene encoding high mobility group protein B3, giving the protein MGKGDPKKPKGKMSAYAFFVQTCREEHKKKNPEVPVNFAEFSKKCSERWKTMSGKEKSKFDEMAKADKVRYDREMKDYGPAKGGKKKKDPNAPKRPPSGFFLFCSEFRPKIKSTNPGISIGDVAKKLGEMWNNLSDSEKQPYINKAAKLKEKYEKDVADYKSKGKFDGAKGPAKVARKKVEEEDEEDEDEDEDEDEDEEDE; this is encoded by the exons ATGGGTAAAGGTGATCCCAAGAAACCAAAGGGCAAGATGTCTGCTTATGCCTTCTTTGTGCAGACGTGCAGAGAGGAGCATAAGAAGAAAAACCCCGAGGTCCCTGTCAATTTTGCAGAATTTTCCAAGAAATGCTCCGAGAGGTGGAAG ACAATGTCTGGGAAAGAGAAGTCTAAATTTGATGAAATGGCAAAGGCAGATAAAGTGCGCTATGATCGGGAAATGAAGGATTACGGACCAGCTAAGGGAGGCAAGAAGAAGAAGGACCCGAATGCACCCAAGAGGCCACC GTCTGGATTTTTCCTGTTCTGTTCTGAATTCCGCCCCAAGATCAAATCTACAAACCCTGGCATCTCTATTGGAGATGTGGCAAAGAAGCTGGGCGAGATGTGGAATAACTTAAGTGACAGCGAGAAGCAGCCATACATCAACAAGGCAGCAAAGCTGAAGGAGAAATACGAGAAG GATGTCGCAGACTATAAGTCTAAAGGGAAGTTTGATGGTGCCAAGGGCCCCGCTAAAGTTGCCCGGAAAAAGGTggaagaggaagatgaagaggacgaggacgaggacgaggacgaggacgaggacgaggaggaTGAATAA